Proteins from a genomic interval of Schistocerca serialis cubense isolate TAMUIC-IGC-003099 chromosome 11, iqSchSeri2.2, whole genome shotgun sequence:
- the LOC126426660 gene encoding spidroin-1-like — protein MARKSRPLGGAARGRRAASVGGRWAAQVVGRPRCAEVSAAGRGGAWATAASVGGASGRQVGGAGARQAALRGSLGSWAGRRVGGGGGGGVSGRRLWAAGGRRRWSAGRAVWKSQPLGGAARGRRAA, from the coding sequence ATGGCGCGGAAGTCTCGGCCGCTGGGCGGGGCGGCGCGTGGGCGACGGGCGGCGTCAGTGGGCGGCAGGTGGGCGGCGCAGGTGGTCGGCAGGCCGCGCTGCGCGGAAGTCTCGGCAGCTGGGCGGGGTGGCGCGTGGGCGACGGCGGCGTCAGTGGGCGGCGCCTCTGGGCGGCAGGTGGGCGGCGCAGGTGCTCGGCAGGCCGCGCTGCGCGGAAGTCTCGGCAGCTGGGCGGGGCgacgcgtgggcggcggcggcggcggcggcgtcagtGGGCGGCGCCTCTGGGCGGCAGGTGGGCGGCGCAGGTGGTCGGCAGGCCGCGCGGTGTGGAAGTCTCAGCCGCTGGGCGGGGCGGCGCGTGGGCGACGGGCGGCGTAG